One stretch of Lemur catta isolate mLemCat1 chromosome 2, mLemCat1.pri, whole genome shotgun sequence DNA includes these proteins:
- the APOBR gene encoding apolipoprotein B receptor codes for MDFLRLYLPGLHQALRGALDSFSTFVSYLIGDAVPTVEREAQAAEELGVMAVERPGKTVEEEAQEALEGLRGGQSKGDGRLGGPGEAGRCQGGSSAAEQAWGWGDSSPHGSQTDRQDTGVWEAAKVARCQEPSVSVESGKKSEARSGARRDRSSQAQEKQEPEEQEVNRGETLRTWEQEEEEEVRAREPGMARGVESEWTWHRQPEGKAAADGQKVAGDSRETEQVVKEASAGEPKRPGAREVGREEEVAIKVKGCQSTSAQGIQSPGEESEDWATLGREEAGMTWAREEAYLPGVRETVYGPVPGERIPEATGRVWVLEEGSKGAQEEEVSEKKEAELSLFPKQAQALGPEAVEEAAEGQTAGREAAGGQEWEKVAGEGLEGRADQRGKEAEQASLEDVVQAEEAQEEKGRCWATEAELSPDKEARGDVDLEATTEARAEEDFTGQRSEEAQMSPEAPKVEQGGLQHKVTEGQESKQMGGTQTPTKQPEEGQGGKEELWRVPALSKEETERSLEDYPGHLECVEPEVSQAFPEAWENQRRRDEERGDTQEEEADGEAKDGEEEASGVQALEAEARGSQASELPEVLEAGGEGKKAKEKGCETEVSSVAETQELNSSPRAGAGTGWSLGESDARETKLGEVEATRPQEPDRTSRRGWRLEGAALGLRDRENTQTSAFAAEMVEDKADLDIRAAGAGAAWEGESGRSWDSEGREAAAVTQSGGGQEFGLEGSAEEEVVGRGGLAEALEAGEGEHGVGQAEAGASAEAEGSCGLDHLNLSSQAVRTEGTRGTVEVHGLLGKQIVLEKEAGEWQAGEQREDSEGQHGDCHPEGEARGPLDEDTLEEEIQVTGGQTEAEEMDPEGLEHIKGQEKPVKQDPAEAAPGPLGDAETAEATGNAGGDAHSSWSEALLPGSPLDVSVPRSRVLLSRSSSQRRSRPSFCRTPASEQQEEPPSPQPAEGLSAPEQSLLQLEEPPEPRPLRPEGTPVPARRRPLGHGFGLAHLGMMQELQARLGQPKPQ; via the exons atGGACTTCCTCCGGCTATACCTCCCTGGGCTGCATCAGGCCTTGAGGGGGGCACTG GATTCCTTCAGCACCTTTGTCTCCTACCTCATAGGAGATGCAGTCCCCACTGTAGAGAGGGAGGCACAGGCAGCCGAGGAACTGGGGGTGATGGCTGTAGAAAGGCCAGGGAAGACTGTGGAGGAGGAAGCACAGGAGGCCCTGGAGGGCCTTAGAGGTGGCCAAAGCAAGGGGGATGGAAGGCTTGGAGGGCCTGGAGAAGCCGGAAGATGCCAAGGGGGAAGCTCAGCTGCAGAAcaagcctggggctggggagacagcAGCCCCCATGGGTCCCAAACAGACAGGCAGGACACAGGGGTCTGGGAGGCAGCCAAGGTTGCCAGGTGCCAGGAGCCAAGTGTCTCCGTGGAGTCTGGAAAGAAGTCTGAGGCAAGGTCTGGGGCTCGACGAGACAGGAGCAGCCAAGCCCAGGAAAAGCAGGAGCCTGAGGAGCAGGAAGTGAACAGAGGGGAGACGCTGAGAACCTgggaacaggaggaggaggaagaggtcaGAGCAAGAGAGCCAGGGATGGCAAGAGGGGTGGAGTCAGAGTGGACCTGGCACAGGCAGCCTGAGGGGAAGGCTGCTGCTGATGGGCAAAAGGtggcaggggacagcagggagacagagcaggtgGTCAAGGAGGCAAGTGCAGGGGAACCTAAGAGGCCTGGGGCGAGAGAGgttgggagggaagaagaggtggCAATAAAGGTGAAGGGCTGCCAAAGCACAAGTGCGCAGGGGATACAGAGCCCAGGGGAGGAATCTGAGGACTGGGCAACCTTGGGCAGAGAGGAGGCTGGGATGAcctgggccagggaggaggcttACCTCCCAGGAGTCAGGGAGACAGTATACGGGCCAGTCCCGGGAGAAAGGATCCCAGAGGCTACTGGGAGAGTCTGGGTCCTAGAGGAGGGCTCCAAGggagcccaggaggaggaggtgagtgaGAAGAAAGAGGCTGAGCTGAGTCTTTTCCCCAaacaggcccaggccctgggccctgagGCAGTGGAAGAGGCAGCTGAGGGCCAgacagcagggagggaggctgcGGGGGGCCAGGAGTGGGagaaggtggcaggggagggcttGGAGGGCCGGGCAGATCAGCGTGGGAAAGAGGCTGAGCAGGCCAGTCTGGAAGATGTGGTACAGGCAGAGGAGGcccaggaggagaaagggaggtgCTGGGCCACAGAGGCTGAGCTGTCCCCAGACAAAGAAGCCAGAGGTGATGTTGACTTGGAGGCAACCACAGAGGCCAGGGCTGAAGAGGACTTCACAGGGCAGAGGAGTGAGGAGGCCCAGATGAGTCCAGAAGCACCCAAGGTGGAGCAGGGTGGCCTCCAACACAAGGTCACCGAAGGCCAGGAATCCAAGCAGATGGGAGGCACCCAGACCCCAACAAAGCAACCTGAGGAAGGACAGGGCGGTAAGGAAGAGCTCTGGAGAGTTCCAGCCCTGAGCaaagaggagacagaaaggaGCCTGGAGGACTATCCTGGGCACCTGGAGTGTGTAGAGCCTGAGGTCTCACAGGCTTTCCCAGAAGCCTGGGAAAACCAGAGGAGAAGGGACGAGGAGAGAGGAGATACCCAGGAGGAAGAAGCAGAT ggagaggccaAAGATGGGGAAGAGGAGGCCTCAGGAGTCCAGGCcctggaggcagaggccagaggaagCCAAGCCTCTGAACTACCAGAGGTcctggaggcaggtggggagggaaagaaagcaaaggaaaaggggTGTGAAACAGAGGTCTCTTCTGTAGCAGAGACTCAGGAGCTGAATAGCAGCCCCAGagcaggagcagggacaggctggTCACTGGGAGAGTCAGATGCCAGAGAAACCAAGCTTGGGGAGGTAGAGGCCACAAGGCCACAAGAGCCAGACAGAACATCcaggagaggctggaggctggagggggcagCTCTGGGCCTCCGGGACAGGGAGAACACACAGACCAGTGCTTTCGCTGCAGAGATGGTGGAGGATAAGGCAGATCTGGACATAAGggctgctggggcaggggccgCTTGGGAGGGGGAGtctgggaggagctgggactcagaAGGGAGAGAGGCGGCTGCAGTGACTCAGAGCGGAGGTGGGCAGGAGTTTGGCTTGGAGGGCTCAGCAGAGGAAGAGGTGGTTGGCAGAGGTGGCTTAGCAGAGGCTTTAGAGGCCGGGGAGGGAGAACATGGGGTAgggcaggcagaggctggggcatctgcagaggcagaaggaagctGTGGGCTGGATCACTTGAACTTGAGCTCCCaggcagtgaggacagaggggacCAGAGGCACAGTGGAGGTTCACGGGCTCCTGGGAAAGCAGATAGTTTTGGAAAAAGAGGCTGGGGAGTGGCAAgcaggagagcagagggaggacagTGAGGGGCAGCATGGGGACTGCCACCCCGAGGGAGAGGCGCGAGGGCCCCTTGATGAGGACACCCTTGAGGAGGAGATCCAGGTGACTGGGGGCCAGACAGAGGCTGAGGAGATGGACCCAGAAGGCCTGGAGCACATCAAGGGCCAGGAGAAGCCAGTAAAACAGGACCCTGCAGAGGCTGCGCCTGGGCCCCTTGGGGACGCTGAGACCGCAGAGGCCACAGGCAATGCTGGAGGGGATGCTCACAGCAGCTGGAGTGAG GCTCTGCTTCCTGGGTCTCCCCTGGATGTCTCTGTTCCGAGGAGCCGGGTACTCCTCTCACGAAGCTCCTCCCAGCGCCGCTCCCGGCCCTCTTTCTGTAGGACCCCTGCCTCTGAGCAGCAGGaggagccccccagcccccagcccgcGGAGGGGCTGTCAGCTCCAGAACAGAGTCTACTTCAGCTGGAGGAACCCCCAGAGCCAAGGCCTCTGAGGCCTGAAGGGACCCCGGTGCCAGCCAGGAGAAGGCCCCTGGGACACGG GTTTGGCCTTGCACACCTCGGCATGATGCAGGAACTGCAAGCCCGCCTGGGCCAGCCAAAGCCCCAGTAA